The following DNA comes from Parambassis ranga unplaced genomic scaffold, fParRan2.1 scaffold_66_arrow_ctg1, whole genome shotgun sequence.
AGGAtctgtacaggtgtgtgtgtgatttaatgTGTGCACATGAAGTGGATGAAGCGGTCTGTTTAACAAACGCTTCCTTCTTGGTTGCAGGATAGAGATTCCCTTCAAGTTCCACATGATGCACTCAGGTCTGGTGCACGGCTTGGCTTTCTGGTTCGATGTGGCATTTATGGGATCAGTGTAAGTTGATCCTGCACGGTCTGAAGCTGTGTCTTTGAAGGAGTACTGTCGTACACTCACACATCCTTCTCGTGCCCTCTAACCCTGCAGGATGACAGTATGGCTGTCCACAGCTCCCACAGAGCCTCTCACCCACTGGTACCAGGTGCGCTGCCTCCTGCAGTCTCCCCTCTTCACcaaggctggggacacactgTCCGGCACTGCGCTGCTGGTTGCCAACAAGAGGTATGATTGTCACTTTGTCTTTGCAGCATAATGGTTCTTGGACCTAAGCATGTATCACTAATAAAAGCTTGCAGGATGTGCATTATAGTGTGTCCTTCCTCTGCTTTCCAACAGACAAAGCTATGACATCAGTATTGTTGCCCAGGTGGACCAGACAGGATCAAAGTCCAGCAACCTCCTGGACTTGAAGAACCCCTTTTTCAGGTTAGTCGATTTCTTTATTGCACACGTGGATCTGCATCACACCGTTCACACAGTGTGTGGTTAGAAGCACATGTCTGTCTTCTCTCATGTCCAACCGGTCTGTTTTATGTATGTGCAGGTACACAGGCAccacccccaacccccctcCTGGCTCACACTACACCTCCCCATCTGAGAACATGTGGAACACAGGGGCGGCCTACAGCATGAGTCAGGGGATGCCTGTatcaggtgaacacacacagaaacaccgGTGGATGAAAATGATCTTTCATCTGTTCACCAGGGCCTTCAGGTTTGCCAGCAAGTTTAGAGCAGGTTTAGTTGACAACACTGGAAGCTGCATTGACTGTGCTGTCAATTAAATAACTGAAAGGCCCTGCTCACGGTGTTAAAGCGCTATAGGATGGCTAGTCGGAATGTGTGAAGATCAACATCACACATGTGAGAATGTGGACGAGGAGTTTAATGCAATCATGTGGCGTCATACTTCAAGGGTCCTGATAACGTCAAAGGTCCAAGCAAGGTCCAAGGCGGTGTCTGTGGGGTCATACGGTTAACCCCTTTGGCCTTGTGCCTGGTGACCCCTGTCACTCAGTGTCTGCAGACCCTCCGCTGAGGAAAGCTGTGTATCATGAGGGGAAAAAGGTATGTGATGTCAGTCTGTAGTAAATGATGGGTCTGTTTCCTGTGCTCATTCTTCAGGGATGCCAGCAGCTTATGACCTCAGCACAGTCATCGGGAGCGGGCAGTCAGTGTCTCACAACAACCTCATCCCCCTGGGTATGAATCATGGCTGCCTCGTGTCTCGTGGGGCAACATGCCTCCATCTCTTACCTAATGTTCAGCTGGTCTCAGCGCCTACACTTCAGATGACATTGTTCCTCTCTGATTACAGTGAACACAGGAATTGTAAACcacacccactccagaatgggCTCCATCATGAGCACAGGAATTGTCCAGGGTAAATCTTTCTGAACACACTTTCACTTTACTGGTCAACAGAATGTAACCCCGAGCACACTCAGTGTTGACTGTAATGCCTTTGCTTGTTCCAGGAGCCTCTACGGGGCAGTCGGGCCCCAGCAGCAGCGGTACTTACTATCCCGTCACCAACCAGTTCACCATGGGGGGTGCTGCCATATCCATggcctcacctatggtcatccCCAGCAACACCATGCATTATGGCAGTTAAAGACCTAATTGACCTCCCGTGCCCCCGCATGACAAGAGAACCCTGATACCCCCCTCAACCCCACCCCGCTCCCCTTGACTGACCCACCAACTGCAGCCAAAACCAGTATAccaaatccagtgctgtgctgGCACTTCCTCCCCTTGTCCCCCTCTTTCTACTGTTGAGTCCATCACCAGATGAACGGTTGAACACTCGTATCCGTCCAGTCTCGCTAAAAGCATCAGTTCTCCCCTCACCTTGGATTTGTTCGGACTCTCCTCTCTGAGATGCACAGCCGGTGTCACCCAGCCTCCCTGGATTTCCACCCTTGCTTTCTCACCTCGTATCTTATTCCCTCCACCCACTtcctttactgagtttttttttctttttgtgcgtGTCATGACCATccaagtgtttgtcctccctACGAAGCTTGTTGCCAGATACCAGCATCAGTCCGTTACCGTAGTTCTccacacctccaaaccagaGCAACAACGAAGCTCCACATTTGTACCTTAGGACATTATCATCAtcctgatcatcatcatcatcagggcTTCTCCTGGGCTGCCACCTTGGCTTTTCATATCAAATCCATCCTTCAAGAGACTGACTCGTCCCAGACAGACGTTCACTCTGCTCACTCCtctacatgcacacatgtagTTTGGTTTTAGGCAGGAGGCAGATATATCACAAATCAACCTCTGCCTCTTAGCCGATGTTCGGGTTCTGCTAGGAAGCATTTGATTTTTGGGAGAACGACACACTGGTCACCTTCCATGCTGTGAGGAAATGATGAGGAGCTGTAGGTTGTTGGTTCTAGTCCTCTTTGCTGATTCTTCAGCACACACTACATCGACTGGAAGTGACGAGGCTAGCCGCTCTTTCATGCTAGCATTTTAGTGTTCAGTAAATGAGTAAAGTCTGTCTTTTAAAACTTGCATGAATTTATATTAAAAGTTGTTGTTGAAGTTGTTAGCACAGTTTTTGTTTATGGCTCTTTAGCACATGATGTGAATCCGCTAGTTGCTAGCCTTGTCTAGTAGCATATATTAGAACAGGTAATTACCATCAAAAAATATCGGCCACTGATATTAACTTAACCAAAACAACAAGCTAAAAGATGGTAATAGGGTGCTGGTTGATAAGTATTGAAGATGTCATTGAAAATGAATGGATCCTTTAATGTAACGTTTCCTATGATGATGCATAGTTTGGACCTGCTGCAGGTTCTGATTTAAGACCTCAGAAGATTTCCTCTAGAGGACACTTCTTGAAACTAAAGGGTGTTCGCCCAGGTGGCAGAACGAACCTGCTTCCTCCTGAGGTCTCTCTGAGGTGGCACACTCACTTCTGCcgtctaaaaataaaacaaaagacggcttaaaaatgaaactaaagCCTCTTTCACAACTTCTCTCAACATTTCTGTGTATGTAGTTGGTTTTGCTCCAGGGAAAATGGTCACTCTGCTGTTGACCTTTAGGGATGGGCAGTCTTAAATTTCTAGGGACCTATTTGAATTTATTCCTTATTCCCAACATGGAAGGTGACCTATGGAACAATCTAATGCCAAAAACCTTTCAACTGTCCATGTAGAACCTAAGTAGTCCTGTACCCCTGTAACATGAAAAACACGCCCTGCCACATTCGTCTACTCCTGCGTTACCCGTTTCTGTCGGAGAGGACATCCCAGCAGCTTCTCTCCATCCTGTCATGTGTTGAGCCAGATTGCTCCAGCACAGTTGGAAGAGGAGGATTTGGAGAACAAACCTGTAAGGACCACTGACCCAGGAGGTAGCCAGCTGGCTGCCGGAAAGAGAAAAGCTGTGCTGGATTGGCAGCGTCATAGTTTACATCCTCACTTCCCTCCCCTGcgtcccctcctccctctttagAGACTGAGACTGTCGCAAAGAGACTTCTGATGTCGAGGGGTGGGAGACGGGGCCAGTCCACCCACCTCCCTCCTCGTCTGTTCACTATGTATGACCTCCAACATAtcattgccccccccccccccccccactgcaCCCAGCACCCTTGCCCAACTTTTATCAGTCAAGGAAAGAAAGACTGACACATTTATGCATCGCTTCCAGTGTCACAACTATTGGAATTTATGACTTAGTTGTAAGAGAGCTGAGGAAAAATGTCTCTTTGTAGGATTTACcttttgttgtctttatttttgttttgttttgttttgtttttttccacaaaaacgacaaacaatttaaaaaaaagagcaaattAAATGTGGCGGAGAAGTTCCAAACTCACTCTGGAGTCAGGTGTTGTAGTACTTCTGGTTTGTCGAATGTGGACACAGCAGATGTTAGCCTCTAGTCATCCTGTCCCTTTTTGTCTGTGTAGTCAAATAGTGGCATCCACTTTGATTATGAAAAAAAGTGTCATGttctgtcatttctgtgtgttgacCAACCAGTAATAACACCTTTCTCACTGTCTGACACTGACTCTTCTGCTCCAGACACAGATAAAGTCACTGTCCTGAAgactgtggtggtggtggtggtgagcaTCATGGAACGCAattagttagcttagcataaaaaccaGGAAACAGTGGCTGCATTTATAATTAGCATTCCCAAAATGCTGGGCTGTTATTTCTAAGTCATCACTCTGTGATCTAAACACTATTCTGATCAGATACATGTGTACATACACTTGTGATTTCTTGATGACCTTTGGCAGCTGTTTCTAGCTTTACAcctgatgaggaagaagattcATCCACTAATTCAGGAtgtgtagagaagattgaagcaaggcgtctggacttgtagagttttcttgaagacgtttcactgctcatccaagcagcttcatcagaactgatgaagctgcttggatccagacgccttgcttcaatcttctctacgtatgatgacctggatgactgagaatcttcatcaacaattcAGGATGTGTTTTGAATTTGGCTAATTCTCACCATATGAGCCTTCACTCCAAAAGAACGAGCCTGGTAAGTAAATCAAGATCAGGGCTTCATTTCTGAACTTGAGTAGGACTCCTTGGGTTTTGATCAGCGTCTTgagaacacagcagagatgaCTGAAGAAGTCACCAAGGTGTTGTAAACGGTTAGTAGGTGGGATGTTCAAATGTTAGGGTTCTACAAACAGCAGCTTGAGGTATTTAAGATGAGAGGAGATGTTGATAGTGCAGCCATGCGTAACCTTTTTGCACTGACCTCTCAGCCACAGGTTCAAGCAACGTACTTTTCTAATGAGCCAGGTTACCAGCCTTCCTATGATTCTGCCTCCTTCAGGTCTGAAGTGATTCACGccctgtgttcctgtgtttgtcagcaatggatgatttattttttctcttgAAGTGGGAAGGCTCCTCTGACTCATTTGTTGTAGGAGTTAGGATGATCACGAGTCTCACTGAGTCAGCAGAAGCCTCCTCTTGTTTGGCTCTGGATGACAGATGGGCACAAGTGTCGAGCAAAGAATTCATAATCTAGACGGAGACAAAGCTGACGCAGCTCGGTTAAGTCATGTAGGTTAAAACCAGCCAGGGTGATGTCTTTAATCGGATGAAACGAGTCCGATTGAAACCTCAGATCAGACGCTCAAGTACACACCAAGTCAAAAGAACTCTTAAGTCTGTCCTCGCATCAAATATCTGGGGAAGTGAGATTAGGCCAAGTCTGAACACATATGAAGCTCATTAGACTGAAGTCCTGATGGCTCTAAGCCACATAGGTCTCAAGTCTGTATATTTCATGTATATGTCAGTTTGCAGACGAGTAGCTGAGTGATGTCTGTAGTTGTCAAAGTTTATCTTAAAAGTAATGTTTGGCTTTCTTGGCTTCAGGTTTTCTGCCTTTAAGTAAGGACAGAAAATGCTACAGACACTGACGAACGATGAGGAGTAAGGTTCTAAGTTTATTAACAAAAACCCTCGACAGTGTCACAGCAGGAAATAAATACAGGTAGCTCTGTAGACATAAACCATTTTCTCTCTTTACaatacacagcagctgaagtcATTCTGTAAGTGATGTGGTGCCAGTCCTCCAGTCTTCATTCatttaaacagcagcacaggctAAAACGGCTTCTTTCTACCACATGTGATTGAAGCTGGCTGAACATGGGAACACGTTGACAGGATGTAAAGCAGCAGCAAGCTTCAGATTTTCTTATTTATGATTAATTCTTAATATGATGGAGATCACAGTGCCAAGGAAGCCATTTTGAAGCCCCACATAGTGAAAGGTCACAGTAGGAATTAATTAAACAAGTGCTACTTCAGTCACAGTAGAATCACTTCAGGACAAACTaaactgcacacacagtccCAGCGCTCCCATCAAAGAAGCTTACTACAGATCATACAGCAACACGGGCTCGCCAGCTGTAAGACtgattccacacacacacacatctcttccTTTGTATTGGTCAGTGAGCTGTGGTGGCCAGTGTGATGTGAGCCGGGGGAGGCGTAGTCACGGGTGAAGGTACATGGATAGCCGTCTGAAAAAAGTACAGCTGAAACGATGGACAGAGTGAGTCAGTATCGAGGTCGAATATTTTTTTGGTGAAGGTGTCCCAACGGCTCACTCACCTTACAGCCGATTGCCAGGAGCGTGTGCAGAACCACGATGGTCGCTACCGTGGCCACAGCCATCACCTTGGTGTCGTCACGGACGACAGGCCAAAAGGTGAGGACCAGGACTGAGCCTGagatcaccatggcaaccaggaTCAATGTCCAGCGCAGCCACTCAAAGGGTATGATCCATAGAACCTGGTGATGACAGTCAGACTAAACAAACGGGCTAAATGGACAAATCTATAGAGCGGCCATCTAAGCAGGCATGTGTGGCTTTAACTCgatggaaaaaaatcaaactaaaGATAGACTGTATAAACATAACAGAAGCGTATGTTTGGTGCATGTACTCACAGATGTGGGGATGTAGATGAAGAGGGAGTAGCCATAAACGCACACAGTCTCCAGGAATGAGTAGCCTCCAACCTGCCTCTCGGTCCCTTGTCTCCACGTCAGGAAACCCCACAAACCGATCGGCACCAGCCAGGCGTACACGAAGATTACGACTGCCGCTATCGTCACTGTCATTGTGCCAGAGAAAAGGATGAAGCTATAGTAACGGACTGATTCCACTTGATCAGGGAGTGTGAGCAGAAATCACCTCTGTGGAACTGTGGTCTGTAGTGGTAGGCTGGGTCTCCCATCTGACTTAGGAAGGAGGACAAGTTTCCGCTGATGGCTACTGAGAACACCAGAGTCACACAAATCCAGAACGGACCTATACAAACACATACCTGTACATTACTATGACTGGAAATCAGGAGTTAACTCTTCAGTTCACCCTCTTCACTCAATTAAACTTCGGTTTTTAGTGTGATTACATAATGCACTGTATGAGCAGTTAAACCTTAACTTCAAATCTAATCGTTGAACAAAGAATGTCTGTTGTGGCTCACCGTACAGATCTGGGTTACTCCTAAGGTGGTGTTTAACAAAGTTTCTTCCAGGTAACGGCATCACTGATCCCTTAACTCTATCCAGCACCTGCAACACACGATAAGCACTTTAACAGAAGTACCAGTACAGCCTGTCAAACAGCAGCCACGCTGTGTATTTGTGGACAGGGCGTGGTGGGTCTTACCTGCACTGTGTCCACATTGAAGAAAGACTGATAATACTCAAACGTCCAGAAGCCACTAGTTGGTTTCTGTCCTCCTAGGAGCTGGAAGCACAGACACCTTTCAGCTGCTGTCCAATCAAAACGATAGACTTATCTTGATGCATTACCTCTGAACTCTCTTCCTGACCCTCCTCGTCCTCTGATAGGTCTAATTTTacatcctctcctcctgcagctgtgttCGGGGTGTTTGAGGCAGACATGCTGAGTGTGGAGGCCCCTGgatctgcagacagcagctctgctgcttcctcaaactctgcagacacaaaagcagaagcagcaggtaAGTACTGCGTCTGCatactaggggtgggacggttcaggaaaaaaatctgaaccgttcaGTACAcatgtttcggttcggggcgcgtgttctgttcggttctggacatgcacttcaagtaatacagggaggcgtttttaccacagcatggagacgagtgttggcaactgggcgtctctctcactacatttggtgctttccaaacctttttttttttttttaatcaaaagcaactagtgactctctggtgacgtttggagactgacgtgaaatcattctgcagtcagctactgtcctcgacaagcagcggccgtgagctcctcccccgcctcaaaacactcacagccggtcagtctctgtagcttcatgcagcaggttcagctgcaggcggagcAGAAACctcagcactctgcgtccaaccgtgggcaaagctgctgctggtcccgtcatggttacagagcgggatgtaaatagcacatttcaatggcaaaaataaaataaaaccacggacatcagcactgttagcttaacctagcgtagtcatagagttcagtctatccaactagcatgtaatgagcaacggtggacaaagcaacacatgttctctgtctgacggtgtctgtctgtgcatgtgtctgtctttgtacgcacatcgggcctctgtgcacagacagcagacagaaatgacatgctgcaaataagatcaataacatgagctgttcagtttgttaAAGAaccaggtgtagacctgttctataggaaagggtcttaaatggcttctgttatgatctggtgctatatagaaatgaaaaagaaatgaaatgacctgacctgatataatgatggaaacactgacctgATTCATAAAagtgttgaatgttggataattagcctgtattttatgctcatctggtatttccagagtgttaaaagtagaaaaaacctcaacaatgtgaatcgaaccgaaccgaaaaccgtgacctcagaaccatgatacaaaccgaaccgtggatttagtgaaccgttccacccctactaCATACACTAAGGTGCGATTCCAATATTTGGCCAGCAGATGTCGCCTAAACATCGAATCAGGGAGCCTGAAACTTTGTGGATTATCTtgaaacacagttaaaaaaaaaaaagaaaaagaaacaatgcatgtatttatgtctttatgtatgtctttatgtatgtatgtatgtaactCTTATGTATGtactcttacaaatacctgggtgttcacctcaacaacaaactggactggactcacaacacagacgcactgtacaggaagggccagagcaggctctacctgctgaggagactgcggtcttttggagtgaaaggggcactcctgaagaccttttatgactctgtggtggcatcagtcatcatgtatggtgtggtctgctggaacagcagcatcactgagagggagaggaagaagctggacagagtcatcaggaagtccagctctgtcctgggctgctctctggactcagtgcaggaggtgggtgacaggagggtcctggcaaaactgacctccatgctggacaatgagtcccaccccctgcaggaccccctgtcagccctgcagagcagcttcagtggcagactgctccaccctcggtgtgtggaggagaggtacagaaggtctttccttcctgctgctgtcagactctataataaacacttctgataggagcaatacttacacaccacagtgtgcttttatttactgttatttatttagttgcactatgtacagtttataaaccatttctacctccactcacctgtgcaataactgttaaatatgtaaactgtttataatgtatatatcttttattggtagcctattttatattgtatatatctttttcctaacttatcccttgctgtctgtatgccgttgcaaaaatgcaatttccccattgtgggactaataaaggtttcttaatcttaatctaacaTACGGGGAAAGGAAGTTCCACAGGAAGTGGAATAATACTAATAAAAAGATCTGCTGCTTTGATGTTACCTTGAAATTGTAGATCATTTGGACTGGCCATTGCTTCCGCGGACAAACAGCACCCTCATGGAAGACCTGAGGGAAACAAAAAGTTCCCATCACATCTCCCAACGTAAAAGACGATTCCATTCATTTACTAAGCAGGAAACACATTGGATACACTGTccacagcttcacagcttcaGCGTAACGTTATAAGTCCTCAAATCAATTTAGAAACTACCCAACACTGTTAACCAGAAAGCGTGTATTTAAACAATCTACCTGTCCGAAGCAGGATGtccctgatgatgatgaggacagCGGCCACAGAGCAGACGGCTAACGCTACCAAGCTAACACGCGCACTCGCACCGTAGTTTTACATTTGTTAGGACGTCTGATATAAGCtaacacaacaataaacaatagTGTGTGCGTACGATTAACAAGCTGgtataaaataataacaatatgcTACTAAAGCCTGGCTCTCATAGCCAGCGCaactgctgctactgctgtcAAGCTCAGAATGTCTTCCGGTACACGTCACCACGTAAACAAAGCTGTCACGTGAACATGTTCTTCTTGAAAATATAAATACCGTCTAATGATTGTCATGCATAATATATTTTTCAATACAAATTACGTCACAATTCtccattttgtttgtttcttcattttattcatattttagtTTGCTTTTCATGCCTAGATGAGAAAAGCGGAACCTCTGCAAAGAAAAGCCGCCTGTCGGAAGACCAAAGGCCGAACAACGCAACAGCCGCCATTTTGGTTCCATGTGAGTTCCTTGCCTGACAGCCGCCGGGATGCCAGTTGTGCTTGAAGGTGACCGCCGTAGTGAATAACATTAGTCGAAATGGCTTCGTGGCGTGTGGCGAGGAGGATGTTCTGTGCTGCGGCGGAGGCGCCGGCTGCCCCGGGCCCCAGCAGCCGCTGGGAGAGGCTGAAAAGCAGTAAAGCCGGTGAGAAACTGCTCGACTCGTAcacgttagctagctagctagtgtAAGGTTACAGCAACACTCCAGCGTTAGCTCGAAAGAAAATAAGAGATGTTGGTCACAGCTGTGTTATTACTCAAATATCCGGTGTAACTTAAAATATTACCCCACATCAGAAGGTGTAGATGTTCATTTCCTATTCTTCTAACCCATAGCATTGCTGCAaacttcagaatcagaaatactttattgatcccagggggaaattgctttcattcagGCAATCCAGCcacaaaaaacaggttagaaatataaaataaggtaaagatAAGTTTAAGCATGCTCTTTATACCCTGGCAAACATTggcaaataaacaaatatgctATTTCCTGCTAACATGCTATCGGTGGTAAAAACCAACATGTACTGAATCTGCTTTTTACCGTTGACAGCAACTTT
Coding sequences within:
- the LOC114431307 gene encoding protein YIPF1-like; this encodes MASPNDLQFQEFEEAAELLSADPGASTLSMSASNTPNTAAGGEDVKLDLSEDEEGQEESSELLGGQKPTSGFWTFEYYQSFFNVDTVQVLDRVKGSVMPLPGRNFVKHHLRSNPDLYGPFWICVTLVFSVAISGNLSSFLSQMGDPAYHYRPQFHRVTIAAVVIFVYAWLVPIGLWGFLTWRQGTERQVGGYSFLETVCVYGYSLFIYIPTSVLWIIPFEWLRWTLILVAMVISGSVLVLTFWPVVRDDTKVMAVATVATIVVLHTLLAIGCKLYFFQTAIHVPSPVTTPPPAHITLATTAH